One Vicinamibacteria bacterium DNA segment encodes these proteins:
- the nusA gene encoding transcription termination factor NusA — protein sequence MANQLRQQIEQISREKNINPDVIIAAIEDAILTASKKYYKSAEDLRSRFNNESGVIEVFAVKQIVETVEEPDLQIGLEEARKLIPEAEVGQEIEFPKPTDILGRIAAQTAKQVIFQKVREAERDNVFAEYSGRVGEVINGIIKRQEMGDFIVDMGRAEAVLPRKEQSRAETYQTGDRVRVAIVKVLKSAKGPQVVVSRTDPALLMKLFEMEVPEIYDGTVQIKGCVREAGERAKVAVISRERDVDPVGACVGMKGTRVQSIIRELRGEKIDIVEWNEDPTTFVINALSPAKVSRVSILDEEQKIMEVVVEDKQLSLAIGKKGQNVRLAAKIVGWRIDIKSEEEKRQEVEAEMARMARIVDELRSLDGVGEKTIQKLIDSGVAGLNHLLEMPDEELTSIEGIGPKTAEKIRESAAAAKVVWDERDAAAEAERQAAQQAAEEESRRLAEEQAAQEQAAQELAAKEQAAEEQAAQEAAAEEPPGSEAAATAAPEPEVAPAGERTGQGGESDGQR from the coding sequence ATGGCAAATCAGCTGCGACAACAAATCGAGCAGATCAGCCGGGAGAAGAACATCAACCCGGACGTGATCATCGCCGCCATCGAAGACGCCATCCTCACCGCCTCCAAGAAGTACTACAAGAGCGCGGAGGACCTGCGCAGCCGCTTCAACAACGAGAGCGGCGTGATCGAGGTGTTCGCGGTCAAGCAGATCGTGGAAACGGTGGAGGAGCCCGATCTTCAGATCGGCCTGGAGGAAGCGCGGAAGCTGATCCCCGAGGCCGAGGTGGGGCAGGAGATCGAGTTTCCCAAGCCCACCGACATCCTGGGCCGCATCGCCGCCCAGACCGCCAAGCAGGTGATCTTCCAGAAGGTGCGGGAGGCGGAACGGGACAACGTGTTCGCCGAGTACTCGGGCCGTGTCGGCGAGGTCATCAACGGGATCATCAAGCGCCAGGAGATGGGTGACTTCATCGTGGACATGGGCCGGGCGGAGGCGGTGCTCCCCCGCAAGGAGCAGAGCCGGGCCGAGACCTACCAGACGGGGGACCGGGTGCGGGTGGCCATCGTCAAGGTCCTGAAGTCCGCCAAGGGTCCGCAGGTGGTGGTGAGCCGGACGGACCCCGCCCTCCTCATGAAGCTCTTCGAGATGGAGGTGCCGGAGATCTACGACGGCACCGTCCAGATCAAGGGCTGCGTCCGGGAAGCGGGGGAGCGGGCTAAGGTGGCGGTGATCTCCCGCGAGCGGGATGTTGACCCGGTGGGGGCCTGCGTGGGCATGAAGGGAACCCGCGTCCAGTCCATCATCCGGGAGCTGCGGGGCGAGAAGATCGACATCGTGGAGTGGAATGAGGATCCCACCACGTTCGTGATCAACGCCCTCTCGCCCGCCAAGGTGAGCCGGGTCTCCATCCTGGACGAAGAGCAGAAGATCATGGAGGTGGTGGTAGAGGACAAGCAGCTCTCCCTCGCCATCGGCAAGAAGGGTCAAAACGTTCGGCTGGCGGCCAAGATCGTGGGCTGGCGAATCGACATCAAGAGCGAGGAGGAAAAGCGCCAGGAAGTCGAGGCGGAGATGGCGCGCATGGCGCGCATCGTGGACGAGCTACGCAGCTTGGACGGGGTCGGAGAGAAGACCATTCAGAAGCTGATCGATTCGGGGGTGGCCGGCCTCAACCACCTCCTAGAGATGCCGGACGAGGAGCTCACCTCCATCGAAGGCATCGGGCCCAAGACGGCGGAGAAGATCCGCGAGTCCGCGGCGGCGGCCAAGGTCGTGTGGGACGAGCGCGACGCAGCCGCGGAGGCGGAGCGACAGGCGGCCCAGCAGGCGGCGGAGGAAGAGAGCCGTCGGCTGGCGGAAGAACAAGCGGCCCAGGAACAAGCCGCCCAGGAACTGGCGGCCAAGGAACAAGCGGCAGAGGAGCAGGCGGCCCAGGAGGCGGCGGCCGAAGAGCCGCCGGGCTCCGAGGCGGCGGCAACAGCCGCGCCGGAGCCGGAGGTCGCGCCCGCGGGTGAGAGGACGGGTCAGGGAGGGGAGTCGGATGGTCAACGTTAG
- a CDS encoding DUF503 domain-containing protein has product MPSLAMAMVIGLLTLELHFPGARSLKDKRQALRSLETRIRNRFNVSVAEVEHQDLWQRARLAVVSVNTDHSHLESTLSSIAGEAGRARDILLVDSQTEIL; this is encoded by the coding sequence TTGCCCTCCCTTGCCATGGCCATGGTCATCGGGCTGCTGACGCTGGAGCTGCACTTCCCGGGAGCGAGGTCCCTCAAGGACAAGCGCCAGGCCCTGCGCAGCCTGGAGACCCGCATCCGAAACCGGTTCAACGTCTCCGTGGCCGAGGTCGAGCATCAGGATCTCTGGCAGCGGGCCCGGCTGGCGGTGGTCTCCGTCAACACCGACCACAGCCATCTGGAGTCGACCCTCTCCAGCATCGCGGGGGAAGCGGGCAGGGCCCGCGACATCCTGCTCGTAGACTCCCAGACGGAGATTCTATGA
- the rimP gene encoding ribosome maturation factor RimP produces MRQEEMVERVRAVAERVTGGRGFELTEVEVKRDREGQIVRLYVDKEGGIGIAELQSVSEEVSAILDAEDPIASSYTLEVSSPGLDRPLKTEADYRRFAGRLARLSSYEPVEGRRHWTGRLLAIEEGVVSLSLEKEGAIARIPLAKISHARLEVEFPR; encoded by the coding sequence CTGAGGCAGGAGGAGATGGTCGAGCGGGTCAGGGCGGTCGCCGAGCGGGTGACCGGGGGGCGTGGGTTCGAGCTCACGGAGGTCGAGGTCAAGCGCGACCGGGAGGGGCAGATCGTACGTCTCTACGTGGACAAGGAGGGCGGTATCGGCATCGCGGAACTGCAGTCCGTCTCCGAAGAGGTCTCCGCCATCCTGGATGCGGAGGACCCCATCGCTTCCTCCTACACCCTCGAGGTGTCTTCCCCCGGCCTGGATCGGCCCTTGAAGACGGAGGCCGACTACCGGCGGTTCGCGGGCCGGCTGGCTAGGCTCTCGAGCTACGAGCCGGTGGAGGGCCGGCGTCACTGGACGGGCCGTCTGCTGGCCATAGAGGAGGGCGTGGTGAGCTTGAGCCTGGAGAAGGAGGGCGCCATAGCCCGGATCCCCTTGGCCAAGATCTCCCATGCCCGACTGGAAGTGGAATTTCCGAGATGA
- the pnp gene encoding polyribonucleotide nucleotidyltransferase, with the protein MMQRQRVEMPLGRHTLSIETGHLAKQADGAVLVRLGDTVVLATACAQREPRAGVDFLPLTVDYRENTYAGGKIPGGFFKREGRPNEKEILTSRMIDRPLRPLFPEGYSCETQVIGLLLSADMENDSDTLSIIGASTALCISDIPFTTPIGAVRVGFWDGECVVNPTSNDLRTKSRLNLLVAGTEDAIVMVESGAAEISEAEMVRALSEGHAVIKQIVGLQKQLQGSVGKPKRVVVKKEVAPALAAEIEAALTAPLLSAMRTPGKLESYARMKQVRDEYLAGIPEDQAERRAAVGPAYDGLREKLLRGEVLGHSKRLDGRRFDEIRAISSEVGVLPRTHGSAVFTRGETQALVTVTLGTSEDMQIIDTVQEPDHKKRFMLHYNFPPFSVGEVKFLRGPGRREIGHGALAERALRGMLPDEEGFPYTIRIVSDILESNGSSSMATICGGTLALMDAGVPIKSPVAGVAMGLVKEGERWAVLSDIAGEEDHYGDMDFKVAGTREGITALQMDIKIGGVTPEIMTAALEQARRGRLHILDCMAAAIGQPRPSISAYAPRILTIKVPVDKIRDIIGPGGKMIRSIVERTGCKIDVEDDGRVSIASVDEAAARKAIAIIEELTATAELNKTYLGKVVRVVDFGAFVEILPGTDGLLHVSEMAHHRVQDVRSEVKEGDQILVKVVSIDPSGKIRLSRKALLEEAQGGAPGPDGGGSHSGGPPRHDEHRPRGENRGGQRGEYRGGEHRGGEHRGGADRGRRDHGRQR; encoded by the coding sequence ATGATGCAACGGCAACGAGTCGAGATGCCCCTCGGCCGCCACACCCTTTCCATCGAGACCGGGCACCTGGCCAAACAGGCGGACGGAGCGGTTCTGGTGCGCCTTGGTGACACGGTGGTCCTGGCCACGGCCTGTGCCCAGAGGGAGCCGCGGGCGGGGGTGGACTTCCTGCCCCTGACCGTGGACTACCGCGAGAACACCTACGCGGGGGGCAAGATCCCCGGCGGGTTCTTCAAACGGGAGGGACGACCGAACGAGAAGGAGATCCTCACCTCCCGCATGATCGACCGGCCCCTGCGCCCGCTCTTCCCCGAGGGGTACTCCTGCGAGACGCAGGTGATCGGCCTCCTTCTCTCCGCGGACATGGAGAACGACTCCGACACCCTGTCCATCATCGGCGCCTCCACCGCCCTCTGCATCTCCGACATCCCCTTTACCACCCCGATCGGGGCGGTGCGGGTGGGCTTCTGGGACGGAGAATGCGTGGTGAACCCCACCTCCAACGATCTGCGGACGAAGAGCCGGCTGAACCTGCTGGTGGCGGGAACGGAAGACGCCATCGTGATGGTGGAATCGGGGGCGGCGGAGATCTCCGAGGCCGAGATGGTGCGCGCCCTCAGCGAGGGGCACGCGGTCATCAAGCAGATCGTGGGGCTGCAGAAGCAGCTCCAGGGCAGCGTGGGCAAGCCGAAGAGGGTGGTGGTCAAGAAGGAAGTGGCTCCCGCCCTGGCCGCGGAGATCGAAGCCGCCCTCACCGCGCCCCTCCTTTCCGCCATGCGCACGCCGGGCAAGCTCGAGTCCTACGCGCGGATGAAGCAGGTGCGGGACGAGTACCTGGCCGGCATCCCCGAGGACCAGGCGGAGAGGCGGGCCGCGGTCGGCCCCGCGTACGACGGTCTCCGCGAGAAGCTGCTGCGGGGGGAGGTCCTGGGCCACAGCAAGCGGCTGGACGGACGACGCTTCGACGAGATCCGCGCGATCTCCAGCGAGGTGGGGGTGCTCCCCCGCACCCACGGCTCCGCCGTCTTCACGCGGGGCGAGACCCAGGCCCTGGTCACGGTCACCCTCGGGACCTCCGAGGACATGCAGATCATCGACACCGTGCAGGAGCCCGACCACAAGAAGCGCTTCATGCTCCACTACAACTTCCCCCCCTTCTCGGTGGGGGAGGTGAAGTTCCTGCGCGGTCCCGGACGACGCGAGATCGGGCACGGAGCGCTAGCGGAGCGGGCCCTGCGGGGGATGCTTCCCGACGAGGAGGGCTTCCCCTATACCATCCGCATCGTCTCCGACATCCTCGAGTCCAACGGCTCCTCTTCCATGGCTACCATCTGCGGGGGCACCCTCGCCCTCATGGACGCGGGCGTGCCCATCAAGAGCCCGGTGGCGGGGGTGGCCATGGGCCTTGTCAAGGAGGGGGAGCGGTGGGCGGTCCTCTCCGACATCGCGGGCGAGGAAGACCACTACGGCGACATGGACTTCAAGGTGGCGGGCACCCGCGAGGGCATCACCGCCCTCCAGATGGACATCAAGATCGGGGGCGTCACCCCCGAGATCATGACCGCGGCCCTGGAACAGGCCCGCCGGGGCCGCCTCCACATCCTGGACTGCATGGCGGCGGCCATCGGGCAGCCACGGCCCAGCATCAGCGCCTATGCCCCGCGGATCCTCACCATCAAGGTCCCGGTGGACAAGATCCGCGACATCATCGGGCCGGGGGGCAAGATGATCCGGTCCATCGTGGAGCGGACCGGCTGCAAGATCGACGTGGAGGATGACGGCCGGGTGTCCATCGCTTCCGTGGACGAGGCGGCGGCCCGCAAGGCCATCGCCATCATCGAGGAGCTGACCGCCACCGCCGAATTGAACAAGACGTACCTGGGCAAGGTGGTGCGGGTGGTCGATTTCGGGGCCTTCGTGGAGATCCTGCCCGGCACCGACGGCCTCTTGCACGTCTCGGAGATGGCCCACCACCGGGTGCAGGACGTGCGGAGCGAGGTCAAGGAGGGGGACCAGATCCTGGTCAAGGTGGTGAGCATCGACCCCTCGGGCAAGATCCGGCTCTCCCGCAAGGCCCTGCTCGAAGAAGCCCAGGGGGGGGCCCCGGGTCCGGACGGCGGGGGCTCCCACTCGGGCGGCCCGCCGCGGCACGACGAGCACCGTCCCCGCGGCGAGAACCGGGGGGGGCAGCGCGGAGAGTACCGGGGCGGGGAGCACCGCGGCGGGGAGCACCGCGGCGGGGCCGACCGGGGGCGCCGGGATCACGGTCGGCAGCGCTAG
- the truB gene encoding tRNA pseudouridine(55) synthase TruB → MALDVDAPHGVLVVDKPAGPTSHDIVNRVRVALGTRRAGHTGTLDPFATGVLAVCLGKATRLVRFLTQGDKVYRATVRLGFATTTDDLMGEPLGAPRLVSYPPDALADAVRGLTGTFDQVAPSFSAKRVEGRRLYERAREGEAVPRTVARVTVHALEVLSAEEDCLEVEVVCSPGTYVRALARDLGEALGSGAHLTALRRLRSGAFGLEQAVPGDGLSGSARGRVLPLSALLTDFPEVRVGSEGRNALRHGRDLNRRLILSGFPESPPARLRVLDEEGGLLALAVPRGFGVEVGGLPVEPILHPDVVLFG, encoded by the coding sequence GTGGCCCTGGACGTCGACGCGCCCCACGGCGTCCTGGTGGTGGACAAGCCCGCGGGGCCGACCTCCCATGACATCGTCAACCGGGTGCGGGTGGCGCTTGGAACCCGGCGTGCGGGTCACACGGGGACCCTGGATCCCTTCGCCACCGGTGTCCTGGCCGTTTGCCTGGGCAAGGCCACCCGGCTGGTGCGCTTCCTCACCCAGGGGGACAAGGTCTACCGCGCCACGGTCCGCCTGGGCTTCGCAACCACGACCGACGATCTCATGGGAGAGCCCTTGGGCGCTCCCCGACTGGTCTCCTACCCGCCCGACGCGCTGGCCGACGCCGTGCGCGGCCTGACCGGCACCTTCGACCAAGTTGCCCCGTCCTTCTCGGCCAAGCGAGTCGAGGGACGGCGCCTCTACGAGCGAGCCCGGGAGGGGGAAGCGGTGCCGAGGACGGTGGCCCGAGTGACCGTTCACGCTCTCGAAGTTCTGTCCGCGGAGGAGGACTGCCTCGAGGTGGAGGTCGTTTGCTCGCCCGGGACCTACGTCCGGGCCCTGGCCCGGGATCTGGGCGAGGCCCTGGGCAGCGGAGCCCACCTCACCGCCCTCCGGCGCCTCCGCTCGGGGGCCTTCGGCCTGGAGCAGGCCGTGCCCGGGGACGGCCTGAGCGGCTCCGCGCGGGGGCGGGTGTTGCCCCTCTCCGCCCTCCTCACCGACTTCCCGGAGGTGCGGGTGGGCTCGGAGGGCCGGAACGCTCTCCGACATGGGCGCGACCTCAACCGTCGTCTGATCCTCTCGGGCTTTCCCGAGTCCCCCCCCGCCCGGCTCCGGGTGCTGGACGAGGAGGGAGGGCTCTTGGCTCTGGCCGTTCCGCGGGGGTTCGGTGTCGAGGTGGGTGGCCTGCCCGTCGAGCCCATCCTGCATCCGGATGTGGTGCTCTTCGGCTAG
- the rimO gene encoding 30S ribosomal protein S12 methylthiotransferase RimO, whose translation MGLVSLGCPKNLVDGEVMLGRLRARGYELVPDAREAEVIVVNTCAFIERARQESVDAILEMAQLKEKGKARRLVVTGCLAQRYDEELRREIPEIDATLGTGQVDDILRAVEGVPTSLADAPAGSPVWIYDHTTPRVLSTPSYLAYVKISEGCDYNCSFCIIPTLRGRHRSRTVEDIVAEVRSLAASGVKEVVLVAQDSTRYGLDLGVRDGLAYLLRRLGRIDGLRWIRILYAYPATLSDPILDAIASEEKVVKYVDIPLQHASEPVLKRMKRPTGRGNLLGMVERIRARVPGVAIRTSFIVGFPGETESDFQGLLRFVEEGEFESVGVFTFSDEEGTTSFGLPDRVPPRVKESRRRRLMARQKRISSRRNRSRLGERLEVLVEGVHPETELLLRGRLATQAPEIDGQVLINDGTAEPGNFVTCEITATHAYDLVGRIV comes from the coding sequence GTGGGCCTGGTCAGCCTGGGCTGCCCCAAGAATCTGGTGGATGGGGAAGTCATGCTCGGCCGCCTGCGTGCCCGGGGCTACGAGTTGGTTCCGGACGCCCGGGAGGCGGAGGTGATCGTGGTCAACACCTGCGCCTTCATCGAGCGCGCCCGACAGGAATCGGTGGACGCAATCCTGGAAATGGCCCAGCTGAAGGAGAAGGGCAAGGCTCGGCGGCTGGTCGTCACCGGCTGCCTGGCCCAGCGCTACGACGAGGAGCTTCGCCGCGAGATTCCCGAGATCGATGCCACCCTGGGCACGGGGCAGGTGGACGACATCCTGCGCGCCGTGGAGGGCGTACCCACATCCCTAGCCGACGCCCCCGCGGGGTCGCCCGTCTGGATATACGACCACACCACTCCCCGCGTCCTCTCCACCCCCTCCTACCTGGCTTACGTGAAGATCAGCGAGGGGTGCGACTACAACTGCTCGTTCTGCATCATCCCCACCCTGCGCGGTCGGCACCGGAGCCGAACCGTGGAGGACATCGTGGCCGAGGTCCGGTCTCTGGCCGCGAGCGGGGTCAAAGAAGTCGTGCTCGTGGCCCAAGACTCCACCCGCTATGGTCTCGATCTCGGGGTGCGCGACGGTCTTGCCTACCTGCTCAGGCGCCTGGGTAGGATCGATGGCCTGCGCTGGATCCGCATCCTCTACGCTTATCCGGCGACCCTCTCCGACCCCATCCTGGACGCCATCGCTAGCGAGGAGAAGGTGGTCAAGTACGTGGACATCCCCCTGCAGCACGCGAGCGAACCGGTCCTGAAGCGAATGAAACGGCCCACCGGCCGCGGGAACCTGCTCGGCATGGTCGAGCGCATCCGCGCCCGGGTGCCCGGGGTGGCCATACGGACCTCCTTCATCGTGGGGTTCCCGGGGGAGACGGAGTCCGATTTCCAAGGGCTGCTCCGGTTTGTGGAGGAGGGGGAGTTCGAGAGCGTGGGCGTCTTCACCTTCTCCGACGAGGAGGGCACGACGTCTTTCGGCCTGCCCGACCGGGTCCCGCCGCGGGTCAAGGAGAGCCGGCGGCGCCGGCTGATGGCCCGGCAGAAGCGGATTTCGTCCCGGAGGAACCGGAGCCGGTTGGGGGAGCGACTCGAGGTGCTTGTGGAGGGCGTGCATCCCGAGACCGAGTTGCTCCTGCGGGGACGACTGGCCACCCAGGCCCCCGAGATCGACGGACAGGTGCTGATCAACGACGGCACCGCCGAGCCCGGCAACTTCGTGACCTGCGAGATCACCGCGACCCACGCCTACGACCTGGTGGGCCGCATCGTCTAG
- the rpsO gene encoding 30S ribosomal protein S15 → MSFSKAQKASVISGHQTHPADTGSPEVQVAILSERINYLTVHFKTHAKDHHSRRGLMMLVGQRRRLLDYLKSKDLARYRGLIDKLGIRK, encoded by the coding sequence GTGAGTTTCAGCAAGGCGCAGAAGGCGTCGGTCATCTCAGGCCATCAAACCCACCCTGCGGACACGGGATCACCCGAGGTGCAGGTGGCCATCCTGAGCGAGCGCATCAACTACCTGACGGTACATTTCAAGACCCACGCCAAGGACCATCATTCGAGGCGGGGCCTGATGATGCTCGTCGGACAGCGTCGGCGCCTGCTAGACTATCTGAAGAGCAAAGACCTCGCGCGGTACCGCGGCCTCATCGACAAGCTTGGCATCCGGAAGTAA
- the infB gene encoding translation initiation factor IF-2 has product MVNVRVFHLARDLNLSSQEVIERLKRLGVEVKTASSSVDEDTADKLKRALKIDALTARKKRIYGSEEDEAERELEERERAARIAAERAAREQAAAEARAAAEARKAAKARGHKAEKETEAEKKAKGVVVEEPPPALLHAPGAPRLAPKTAAPPLLEEEAELPEAEEEAPVSPAAPPPAPSAAVAPPPPPVRPPVVAPRVTGPVRPIAPPGAPAPPAAAPLAMGGAVATRPSPVGPLTPRPVRPIAPPRPIGPHPTSPHSIAGASPLPRSPHPVAPGRPGVTVPLRPMSPIPSRPAPAPAPRPVGRPAPKRQDRDRAKSQIAPPVREERPVYTGPPRKITLTEGVTVKELGEKMEDVKSRDIIKTLISRGIMATLNQTIEPALAIEICKEFGYEASIQSFEDEVVQVQTVESKPEDLVPRAPVITVMGHVDHGKTSLLDAIRETRVAAGEAGGITQHIGAYHVDVGTRKVVFLDTPGHEAFTLMRARGAKVTDIVVLVVAADDGVMPQTVEALDHAKAAGVPIVVAVNKIDKPEAQPDRVKQQLSDRGLMPEEWGGTTVFVNVSAKKRQNLDQLLEMLLLVADLQELKANPKKPAVGTVLEARLDKGRGPVATILVQDGHLEVGDTVVAGAVAGKVRALVDDHGDRLKSAGPATPVEVLGLAALPEPGDQFLVVTDNLKAQSIVAFRQLKLREKAMSASSKIKLEDLGRAIAEGQLKELPLVVKADVQGSVEAVTDQLMKIPQEKIKLRIIRSGAGAITEGDVLLAAASNAVVIGFSVRPERKAAEAAERDKVEVRLYTVIYDAVEDMRKALEGLLEPTLREVRLGSAEVREAFRISKVGTVAGCFVVDGRVNRNAQVRLLRDNVVIHTGKVSSLKRFKDDAAEVKAGLECGIGIANYNDIKPGDVIEFFTTEKVKETLE; this is encoded by the coding sequence ATGGTCAACGTTAGGGTCTTCCATCTGGCGAGGGATCTGAACCTCTCCAGCCAGGAAGTCATCGAGCGCCTCAAACGCCTCGGGGTCGAGGTGAAGACCGCGTCTAGCTCCGTGGACGAAGACACCGCGGACAAGCTTAAGCGGGCCCTGAAGATCGACGCCCTGACCGCCCGCAAGAAGCGCATTTACGGCAGCGAGGAGGACGAGGCGGAGCGGGAGCTTGAGGAGCGCGAGCGGGCGGCTCGGATCGCCGCCGAACGCGCGGCCCGGGAGCAGGCAGCGGCGGAGGCCAGAGCGGCCGCGGAGGCGCGCAAGGCGGCCAAGGCGCGCGGCCACAAGGCCGAGAAGGAGACGGAGGCGGAGAAGAAGGCCAAAGGGGTGGTCGTGGAGGAGCCCCCGCCCGCCCTGCTCCACGCTCCTGGCGCGCCGCGCCTAGCCCCGAAAACCGCGGCGCCCCCTCTGCTGGAAGAGGAGGCCGAGCTCCCGGAAGCGGAGGAGGAAGCGCCGGTGAGCCCGGCCGCGCCGCCGCCGGCTCCCTCGGCGGCTGTTGCCCCCCCGCCTCCGCCCGTGCGTCCTCCGGTGGTGGCGCCGCGGGTGACCGGCCCCGTCCGCCCCATAGCACCCCCGGGGGCGCCCGCCCCACCCGCCGCCGCTCCCTTGGCGATGGGGGGGGCGGTGGCCACGCGTCCGTCGCCCGTCGGGCCCTTGACTCCCCGCCCGGTTCGCCCCATCGCGCCCCCGCGGCCCATCGGGCCCCATCCCACGAGCCCGCACAGTATCGCCGGCGCGTCGCCCCTCCCCCGCTCGCCCCACCCGGTCGCACCAGGGCGCCCGGGCGTCACCGTGCCCCTGCGGCCCATGTCGCCGATCCCGAGCCGTCCGGCCCCCGCTCCCGCCCCGCGTCCGGTGGGACGACCCGCGCCGAAGCGGCAGGATCGTGACCGCGCCAAGAGCCAGATCGCCCCTCCCGTCCGGGAGGAGCGTCCGGTCTACACGGGGCCGCCCCGGAAGATCACCCTGACCGAAGGGGTGACCGTCAAGGAACTGGGCGAGAAGATGGAGGACGTGAAGTCGCGGGACATCATCAAGACCCTGATCTCGCGCGGCATCATGGCCACCCTCAACCAGACCATCGAGCCCGCCCTGGCCATAGAGATCTGCAAGGAGTTCGGTTACGAGGCCTCCATCCAGTCCTTCGAGGACGAGGTCGTGCAGGTGCAGACGGTGGAGTCGAAGCCGGAGGACCTGGTCCCCCGCGCCCCCGTGATCACGGTCATGGGCCATGTCGACCACGGCAAGACGTCGCTCCTGGACGCCATCCGGGAGACCCGGGTGGCGGCGGGCGAGGCGGGGGGCATCACCCAGCACATCGGGGCCTACCACGTGGACGTGGGCACGCGAAAAGTGGTCTTCCTCGACACCCCCGGCCACGAGGCCTTCACCCTGATGCGGGCCCGCGGGGCCAAGGTCACCGACATAGTGGTGCTGGTGGTGGCCGCGGACGACGGGGTGATGCCGCAGACTGTGGAGGCTCTCGACCACGCCAAGGCGGCGGGTGTCCCCATCGTGGTGGCCGTCAACAAGATCGACAAACCCGAGGCCCAGCCCGACCGGGTGAAGCAGCAACTCTCCGACCGCGGCCTCATGCCCGAGGAGTGGGGGGGCACCACCGTCTTCGTGAACGTGTCCGCCAAGAAGCGACAAAACCTGGACCAGCTCCTGGAGATGCTGCTGCTGGTGGCCGATTTGCAGGAGCTGAAGGCCAACCCCAAGAAGCCGGCGGTGGGGACGGTGCTGGAAGCGCGCCTCGACAAGGGGCGCGGCCCCGTGGCCACCATCCTCGTTCAAGACGGGCACCTCGAGGTGGGGGACACGGTGGTGGCCGGGGCGGTGGCGGGCAAGGTGCGCGCCCTCGTGGACGACCACGGGGACCGGCTCAAGTCCGCGGGCCCGGCTACCCCCGTCGAGGTCCTGGGCCTGGCCGCGCTGCCCGAGCCGGGTGACCAATTCCTGGTGGTGACAGACAACCTGAAGGCGCAGTCCATCGTGGCCTTCCGGCAGCTCAAGCTCCGGGAGAAGGCCATGTCCGCCTCCTCCAAGATCAAGCTGGAGGACCTGGGCCGGGCCATCGCAGAGGGTCAGCTCAAGGAGCTGCCCCTGGTGGTCAAGGCCGACGTCCAGGGTTCGGTGGAGGCGGTCACCGACCAGCTCATGAAGATCCCGCAGGAGAAGATCAAGCTGCGGATCATCCGCTCCGGAGCGGGCGCGATCACGGAGGGCGACGTGCTTCTGGCCGCCGCCTCCAACGCGGTGGTCATTGGTTTCAGCGTGCGTCCGGAGCGCAAGGCCGCCGAAGCCGCGGAGCGGGACAAGGTCGAGGTGCGGCTGTACACCGTGATCTACGACGCGGTGGAGGACATGCGCAAGGCCTTGGAGGGCCTGTTGGAACCCACCCTCCGCGAGGTGCGCCTGGGCTCAGCCGAGGTCCGGGAGGCCTTCCGCATCTCCAAGGTCGGGACGGTGGCGGGCTGCTTCGTGGTGGACGGAAGGGTGAACCGCAACGCGCAGGTCCGCCTGCTGCGCGACAACGTCGTCATCCACACCGGCAAGGTCTCCTCCCTGAAGCGATTCAAGGACGACGCGGCCGAGGTGAAGGCCGGCCTCGAGTGCGGCATCGGGATCGCCAACTACAACGACATCAAACCCGGGGACGTGATCGAGTTCTTCACCACCGAGAAGGTGAAGGAGACCCTGGAGTAG
- the rbfA gene encoding 30S ribosome-binding factor RbfA gives MIGRRKERLDEEIREEVAVIIGRELKDPRIGFVTVTRVDLTGDLRTARIHVGILGDATQREKTLGGLRQASGFLRRELGRRIRLRHTPELQFQYDEGLDATERVAELLDENRSRPEEPKE, from the coding sequence ATGATCGGGCGCCGGAAGGAGCGGCTGGACGAGGAGATCCGGGAGGAGGTGGCGGTGATCATCGGCCGCGAGCTCAAGGACCCTAGGATCGGCTTCGTGACCGTGACCCGGGTCGATCTCACGGGCGACCTGCGGACGGCACGCATCCACGTGGGAATCCTCGGGGACGCGACCCAGCGGGAGAAGACGCTGGGGGGGCTGCGGCAGGCCTCGGGGTTCCTGCGCCGGGAGCTGGGGCGGCGGATCCGATTGCGCCACACCCCGGAACTGCAATTCCAATACGACGAGGGCCTGGACGCTACCGAGCGGGTGGCGGAGCTGCTCGATGAGAACCGCTCGCGGCCCGAGGAGCCGAAAGAGTAG
- a CDS encoding cupredoxin domain-containing protein encodes MLTAGAEPATRAAAGSDQVELVASREGFRPKTLNARKGETLRLVLRTADVEHCFALDALRIEKRILPGRTTSVDLTPDRVGSFPFHCCLEPGNEALRGRLVVSE; translated from the coding sequence GTGCTCACCGCGGGGGCGGAACCCGCGACGAGGGCCGCGGCCGGCAGTGATCAGGTGGAGCTGGTGGCCTCGCGGGAGGGGTTCCGACCCAAGACCCTGAACGCCCGCAAGGGAGAGACCCTGCGCCTCGTCCTGCGCACCGCGGACGTGGAGCACTGCTTCGCCCTCGACGCTCTCCGCATCGAGAAGCGTATCCTCCCTGGCCGGACCACCAGCGTCGACCTCACCCCCGACCGGGTGGGCAGCTTCCCCTTCCACTGCTGCCTGGAACCCGGGAACGAGGCGTTGCGCGGGCGGTTGGTCGTCTCCGAGTAG